The genomic region ACCCGTACGAGACGGACGCGCTTGCCGCGCAGTACTGCGACGCGCACTACGGCCCCGGGCATTTCGGCGTCCCTAACTTCCCCAAGGCTTGCGCGGAGATCTGCCTGGAACTGACCCGCGGACGTACACGGGGGCACGCGCTCGACCTCGGATGCGCCGTGGGGCGCGCGAGCTTCGAGCTGGCGCGCGGTTTCGAGCGGGTGACGGGACTCGACTTTTCGAGCCGCTTCTTCCGGCTCGCCGCCAGGATGCAGGAAGAGGGGGGGCTCCGCTATGCGCTGCCGGAGGAAGGGGAGGTGGTTTCCTACCACGAGCTGGACCTTGCGGTCCTGGGGCTTGCGGAGGTCAGGGAACGGGTCAGCTTTTTCCAGGCCGACGCCTGCAACCTCCCGGAGAAGTTCACCGGTTACGACCTGGTCCTTGCCGCGAACCTGATCGACCGCCTCTATTCGCCCCGCCGCTTCCTGAACGCGATACGGGAAAGGCTCAACCCCGGCGGGCTCCTGGTGATCGCTTCCCCCTACAGCTGGGACGAGGAGTACACCGCAAAGGACCAGTGGCTGGGGGGGTACCGGGAAGCGGGCGAGCCGGTGTGGAGTATAGATGGACTATCGCGGGAACTTTTGCCATACTTCAACCCGCTCGGCGAGCCGCGCGATGTCCCCTTCGTGATCAGGGAGACGCGCCGCAAGTTCCAGCACAGCATCGCACAATTGACCGTATGGGAGCTTAAATGACCAAGAAGTTCGACTTCGACGAGATCATCGACCGGCGGGGCACCTCCAGCGAGAAATGGGACAAGTACCGCGACCGCGACATAATACCGCTTTGGGTGGCGGACATGGATTTCCGCTCACCCCCCGCCGTCATCGAGGCGCTGCACGAGCGGGTGAGCCACGGGGTTTTCGGCTACACCGCCCCTTCGGAGAGCCTCGTCGAGGCGGTGCTCAAGTCGCTTGGGGACGAGTTCGGCTGGCAGGTGGCAAAGGAGTGGATCGTCTGGCTCCCCGGTCTCGTCACCGGCTTGAACGTCGCCTGCCGGTCGGTGGGTGCTGCGGGAGACGACGTGATCACCTTCACCCCGGTCTATCCCCCCTTCATGTCGGCCCCGCCCCTTTCCGGGCGCAACGCGATCAACGTGCCGCTTGTCTGCGAAAAGGGGCGCTGGGGTTTTAACCTGGAGGATCTGGAGCGCGCGGTGACCCCGGCCACCAGGCTCCTTTTGCTCTGCTCCCCGCACAACCCGGTCGGGCGCGTCTGGAGCCGCGAAGAGCTGGAGCTGCTGGCGCAGTTCGCGCAAAGGCACGATCTCATCATCTGTAGCGACGAGATCCACGCGGGGCTGGTGCTGGAGGAAGGGGTGCGGCACATCCCGATCGCGACCCTCTCTCCGGAGACAGGCGCCCGCACCATCACGCTTTTCGCCCCCAGCAAGACCTACAACGTTCCGGGGCTCGGCTGCTCCTTCGCCGTCATCTCTGACGACGCGCTGCGCCGCGCCTTCAAAAAGGCGATGGGGAGGATCGTCCCCCATGTGAACCTCCTGGGGTACACGGCTGCCGAGGCGGCCTACCGGTACGGGGAGGAATGGCGCCAGGAGCTGATAGCCTACCTGCGCGGCAACCGCGACCTGGTCGCGCGGGAGGTGGCGCGCATGCCGGGGCTCGAGGTGGCGCCGGTGGAGGCGACCTACCTTTCCTGGATCGATGTGCGCGAAACGGGGATCGAGGATCCGGTCCGCTTCTTCGAGGAGGCGGGCGTAGGCCTTTCCGGAGGGAACGATTTCGGGCTGCCGGGGTACGTGAGGCTCAATTTCGGCTGCCGCCGGGAGCTCCTGGCCGAGGCGCTGCGGCGCATGCGGGTCGCGCTGGAGACGCGGGCAGGTATCTGATCGCATCCCGGCTTCCGGGAGATCGACCAAGAAAACGAAGGGCAGATCAAGCAGAGTATGGGGGGAAGCAAACCGCCAGCGAGCTGCTTGATCTGCCCTTTTTATTTTGCGGAATTGTTTACCGGAAGTGGGGGTATTGCTTTTGCGAATCCAAGAAACAGCCTGTTCACGTTCGCGACGGTTTTGCGCTTTTCACTGTGATTTCGCTGAATTGAAACGCTTTGCGACAAGCTACAGTTAATCGCTCAATAAATATAATCAGCTTACCCTACTTATCCGGTTAAAAAAACAGTTGCAAACTTGACTGATTTAGTAGTATGTACTGTCTACCTTTTTATCAAAACCTTACTCCGGAGGTAGGCAATGGCAGTAAAACATCTGGTGCGGCTCCTTTCCGTTCTGGCGCTGATAACGGCCCTGGCGGGAACGTCCTGGGCAAAACCGCAGGCGCAAGGGTACAAGGGATATGCACGCGGCTCCGCCCTGATCACGGCGAAGGAGCTGAAGCAGCTCATCGACGCGAAGGACAAGAAGCTGGTCATCATCGCGGCGGAGAACGACGTCGAGTACCGCCTGGGCCACATTCCGGGTTCCTTCCAGGTGGACCGCCCTGCGTACGAGGCACCGGCTGCCACGCAGAACGGGGTGACCGGCAACCTGATCGACGCGGCAGGCTTCACCAGGCTCGCACAGGAGCTAGGCGTCAACAAGGATTCCAAGGTCGTAGTCTACGACACGAAGTACGACGCGACGCGTCTTTGGTGGGCCTTCCTGTACTACGGCAAGGGGGACGTGAGGGTCTTGGACGGCGGGATCAAGGCATGGAAGGACGCAGGGTACGACACGGCGATCCTCGCGCCGGACGCAGCAAAGCGCGGGTCGTTCGTCGCCAGGGTCGCCCTGCCGCGCAGCAGGGTCGAGACCCCGGAAATCCTGGCGCTGAAAGATCCGGCCAGGGGGCAGCTCTGGGACAACCGGGACCGCAAGGAGTACTGCGGCGAGGAGCTGAAGAAGGGGGCTTACCGTAAAGGGCGCATCCCCTGGGGCAAGCACAGCGACTGGGCGATCTTCAAGAAGAAGGAGAACGCCGGCGAGTGGGTCAGCGCCGCCGAAGCGCAGGCGATCTTGAAGAAGCTGGGCGTGGACGGCAAGAAGGACCAGTATTTCTTCTGCCAATCAGGGGTACGCTCCACCCAGGCGATGTTCACCTTCTACCTGATGGGCTACCCGCTGAACAAGCTGCACAACTATGACAGCTCCTGGATCGGCTGGTCCAAGGACGCGAGCCTTCCCATCGAAACCGGCTGCGACCTGAACCCGGCGGTCGCGACGGCGAGATAAAGGTCGCAATCCAAAATCCCCCCTGTCCCCCCTTCGCAAAGGGGGGGACGTTGGGGCTTATGCAGCGCTTTGGGGAGATGTGCCCCAGGTTACACGTGACTCCCCTATGAACCTTCCGCCAAGGGGGGGCATCGCTCGCCATCCTTCGAGGGAAACAATCCCGGCCCGCCGGAATATCTATCCAAGCGTCGGCAACAAGAAAAGGCCCTCCGGCTGCAGCCGGGGGGCCTCTTCTTTTACTGGGTGGAAGTGGCCCGGAAGGAGGTGCTCTCCTCCCGGGCCACGGTTGAGGTTACGGGTTGGTCCGTATGGGCGAAGGAGTAGCGGCTACCCATGCGGAGGAGACGATGTTCCCGTTGTTGGCGCGGACCCGGTAGTAGTAGTTGGTGTTCCGTGCCAGGCCGGTCTGGGTCAGCGTGGTCACCCCTGCCCCAACGTTGGCGTTGCTAACGCCGGTGGTGAAGGTGGCGTTGGTGGCGCGCTGCACTGTGAAGCCGGTCTCGTTGTTGGAGAGATCCTGCCAATTCAGGATCACGGTCCTGCTGTTGCCGTTGCCGTTCGGGCCGTTGACGGCGGTGACGCCGGCCGGCGCTGCAGGGAGGGCCGGAAGGAGCAGCGGTGCTGCCACCGCGTATCCGGAGAGCCCTGCGGCGTTGATGGCCGCCACGCGGTAGACGTAGGTGGTGTCGGTTGCCCCGGCTGCCACCGTCTTGTCGATGTAGCTCACGGCGCCGGTGTTGCTGCGTGCCCCGAGTTTGGCTACCTGGACGAAGGCGCCGCCGTTGTCGGAGCGCTCAACCACGAAGCCGATTTCGGTCAGGGCGGTGTCGGTGAAGCTGAGGGTTACCTGCGGTCCTGCCTGCAGGGTGGCGGTGAGCGCGGTCGGTGTCGCCGGCACGGTGCCGGTCAGAAGCGGAGCGGATACCGAGCTGACGGTCAGGCTCGGCATCTGGCCGCCGTAACCCACGGTGTTCTGCGCCACTACCTGGTATTTGGCTACCAGGTTCGGATTGTAGTTTGCCGGGTCGACGATGCTCTTTTGTCCGGTGGTGTTGACCGCGCTAAGCGGAGAAGCCACGCTGCCTACGTTGGTCCAGGTAGCGCCGTCGGTGGTCTTTTGCACCAGGAACCCGGTCTCGCTGATGGAGTTGTCGTTCCAGTTAAGGGTCAGTCTTGCCTTGTTCCCGTTGCCGTTGATGGCGAAGCTGAGCCCGTCGGCAGGTTTCGGCGGCAAGGCGAGCAATACCGGCCGCATCATGTCCATCTCTTCGTGGCTCAGGATGTGGCAATGGTAGACGTACTCCCAACCGAAGTTGACCAGCTGGTTGATGATGGGATCGGTCGGGTTGCCGGAGACGTCTGTCGGCTCGAACATCGAGGTGTCCCCTGCGGGCATCATCGGGTTGAGCAGCCTGATGCTGTTCGGGATCTCGAACGGGAGGCTCGGGACCACAGGCCTTAGCGCCACGATGGTGTCCTCGAGCGGGCTGACCCGCACGGTGTCCTTCCATCCCAGTTCGTTTGCATCCGGCGGGATGATGATGTTGTCCCAGGTCACGCGGTTAAGTACCTGCACGTCGTAGAGGTGGAAGTGGATCGGGTGCGTGTCTACGCCGTTATGGGTGATTTTCCAGATCTGGGTCCCGTCGGCAGTCGAGATCGGGGTTATGTTCAGGTCTCCTTTCGGGAGGTTGGTGCCGTCGATCAGCTCGGTCGGCGGGTTCACGTACGGGTAGAGGACGACGTTCTGCAGGCCTGGTTTGGCCGGCACGGCCTCGACGCCGATGTTGGCGGTCATCCTGCCGAACTCGTCGAAGGCAACCGCGTTCATCTCGTCATGGACCGCCTTGGGCTCCAGCGGGATCTGGAATTTGGCCGTCTGGTTCAGCAGGGTGTTGAAGCCGAAGAGATCGCCACCCTGGTCGGAGATGCGGGCGAAGCCGTCGCATGTCTGGTTGCTGCTTCCCGGTGCGTTGCACCAGCTCTTGGCCGCGAAGTTGGTGCCGTAGGCTGAGTTGTACGCCGCCTGTCCTACGATGATCGGGTGCTGCCCGGTCTCGAAGACGCTCGGTGTGCCGTCAGGCTGGTGGGTGAACGCCTGCTGCAGTGCCGGCAGGTTGAAGGGAGCCGCAGGGACGGTCGGGTCGGCAAGGGCGTTGACCTTGATCTGCATCACGGTCCTCGTGTTCGGGCCGTATCCCGGGAGGACGCCGGGGGCGCCGTTGGGGGAGAGGTCGGGGGCGCCGGTGTAGTAGTCGTAGCTGGGCACCCTGGCCGGGTACGCCGCCGGGGCGTCGTTGTAGAGGATCAGCGTCTGCCCGGCGTATTTCGAGAAGTCGACGATGACGTCGGCACGCTCGGCAGGTGCCAGGGCGAGGGAGTGCTGGTCCACGTTACCCACGTCGAAGCGGGTCGGGTCGGTGATCCAGGTGATCGGCTGCGGCGGGATCACCGCCGGGGTCGGCAGGAAGCCGCCCTCGCTCCCTATCTGGATCCAGTCCGGCCCTTTCGGCGAGAGGGTGGTGTCCGGGGTCGGGAAGACCACCGGGTCGAGCTGCGCGGCTGCAATTTCCGCTGCGTTCAGCGCCACCTCGGTGCCGGTCGAGTCGGCGACGTAGAGCTGCAGGTTGAAGAAGCGGTCGTTCGCCGCGTTCAGGATGCGCAGGCGGTACGCCTTCGGATCCACCGTGGTGTAGGGGTAAGCGGTGCCGTTGACTATCGGCGTGTCGTTGAACTGCTCCATGCCCACCGAGATGTTCGGGGTTCCCGGGATCAGCTCGGGCTCGCAGAACGGGTCGGTCTGGTACTGCCAGGAGGTCGGGTCGTCCAGGTTGCAGGCCTTAGCCAAAGGCGTGGTGAAGGCGGTCGCCGGGTCCATGTTGTAGCGCGGGTTCGGGATCGGCGGATATTTGGGTGTTGCCGGGGGCCAGAACCAGGGGCCGTACATCCAGCGGCCGTACGCGCTCATCCCGGAGGGATCCGAGGGGTTTTGCGCCGGCATGTAGACGTGGTGGTACCAGAGGTTGCCGTAGCCGCCCCAGCGGGCCTCGTCCCAGGTCGGGTCCGATTCGTAGAGCTGTCCGGTGCGGGTCGCCTTGTCGCCGGGGGGGACGAAGGTGCGGTCCTGGATGATGAGCGGGATGGTGTCTGCGGCGCCCGGGATGAGCCCCTTATCCAAAAGCGCCTGCTCGGTGTCGTCCTGGATGATGTAGCCGGCAGCCTGGCCTGCGTACACGTTCAGGCGGGTGATCCCCCAGGAGTGGTCGTGGTAGAACATGAGCCTTGCGCTCTGCTGGTTGGTGTAGAAGAAGGTCATGGCGCCGGGGCCCGGATCCGGCATGTCGGGGACGTTGCTCACGCTCACCCCTTTGGGCCAGGGGGTCATCTCGTCCTTCGGGGTGATCCACTGGTGCGGGGTGCCATCGCTGATCCACGGGGTGATGCCGCCGTGCAGGTGCAGGGTGCTCCTGTTGTCCTTGAAGCACATGTCGGATTTCGGGTTTTCGGTGCACATCGGGTTACGCACCATGTCGGTCACGCTCTTTCCGTCCATCGGGTCCGTCATCCCCATCGGCCCCATCCCGGAGCCCATCATGGTGGAGTCGACCGGGAGGAAAAGGTCGCCGCCGGAGCCGGTCGGAAGCAGGTTCCTGAACACGATGCGTACCGGGCGGTCTTTCTTGGCTACGATGACAGGGCCCAGGTAGCTCGGCTTGGTGACGCCGGCGTAGCCGACGATGGGTACGTCGGGGGTGCCGTCAACCGTGGCGTTGGCCAGGGGGACCTGTGCGCCGGGGACGACCGTCGTGGAGAGCTGCACGTAGCCGCGCAGAAGCGTCGGCGGTAGGTCGGAGTGCATCTTCTGCCGGTACTGCACCAGGCCGATCTCGTAGTAGTCCGCATCGGCGTAGGTGGTCGTGTCCGGGACCGCCACCGGGAGGAAGTTCCCCAGATCGTTGGCGTTGGCTTCGCCCAGCCCCGGCAGGCGGTTCACGAATTTCTTGATGCCGCCGGTGACGACGCCGGTAGAGAGGTCCTTGGAAGGAAGCGGGCTGAGCGCCCAGTTAGGATAAGGCCCGTAGTAGTGAGGGACCTTCGTTTCGTCGATTGCCTGTGCGGTCTGCGGGTAAATCCCCAACGTCATGACCAGCATAGCCAGGCCTGTCATCACCATTTTAGTCAGCCTGTTCATAGTCTCCTCCAATGCCTTGCGAAATAACATCAGGTGTCGGCTGCCTCTACAAGGCGGGCTTTATTTCCCGGCCTGGGCCTGCTGCCTCTTCAATTGCCCTTTCTTCCTCACATCCTGCATCTTCTTGTCTCGCTGCATCCTGTACTGCATCACCTTCTTCGAGTTCTCTATACCGGGCGAGCTCTTGCGCAGGTTCGCTCCCTTGGGAGCGGCGTACGCCGTTGCTGTCAGGGATAGCGCCACGAAAAGCCCTGCTGCCATCGTGATGATCCGCTTCATAACAGTTACCTCCTTGATTGTTGGAGTCTGGTGCAACCAGTGAAGCAACCCCCTTGGCTGGAGCCTCTTCCTGGTTGCGTTGTCGTTGATATTACAGGGACCATGCCAGCCCCTCATTGTGACGATTTTCGCATGTGATTACTGGAGCTTAGAAGGTGGGTACGGGTCGGGCGGGAAAAGGGAGGCCTGCCCCTTTTGAGCAGGGGCACCCCGCCAACAGGACCATGCTGATCCTATTGGCGGGGTGTTGCGTCACGCAGTCTTTTTTTCGCAGCTGAAACTTTTTTCGCACCCTTTCGCAGAAGGGGGAGAGGAAAACCGAAGGAAATGACAGGGGACGGGGGTCAGGCGTCGGGGGAAAGGGTATGCGCCTTCTCCCCGAGAGCCGAACGCACCTTGGCGGCCAGGGACCTGACGTCGAATGGTTTCTGCAGGAAATTTACGCTGTCGTGCAGCACGCCGTGGTCGGCGATGATGTCCGCCGTGTAGCCGGACATGAACAGGCATTTGAGCCCGGGATGCACCGACCTGAGCTCCCTGGCGAGGTCCCTGCCGTTCATCCCCGGCATTACCACGTCGGTCAGGAGCAGGTCTATCATCTCGGTGCCGGAGGTGACCTGTCTGAGCGCGTCTTCGGGCCCAGCGGCGACCATGATCCGGTACCCCAGGCTCTCCAGGATGTTCCGGCTCATCTCCGTCACGCTCGGCTCGTCCTCGACTAGTAGGATGGTCTCCTTCCCACCTAGGATCGGCTCCGGCTCGGCGTCCACCCCTTCGATCTGCGCGCCCCTGGAGATGCAGGGGAGGAAGATGCTGAAGGTCGTGCCGGATCCCGGCTTGCTCTCCACCTTGATCCCCCCCTGGTTCTGCTTCACGATCCCGTACACGGTGGCTAGGCCCAGACCCGTACCCTTGCCGATCTCCTTGGTGGTGAAGAACGGCTCGAAGATGTGCTCCTGCGCCTCGGGCGGGATACCCTGACCTGTGTCGCTGACCGTCAGCATCACGTAGCTGCCGGGGGAGAGGTCGCTGTTGCCGCGGCACTCCCTCTCGGACAGGGTGACGTTTGCGGTGAGGATGGTTAGCCTGCCGATCCCGGATATGGCGTCCCGGGCGTTGACGCAGAGGTTTGCCAGCATCTGGTCTACCTGCGCCGGGTCGATCTTGACCTGTTCCAGCTTGGGCCCCGGCGCCCAGACCAGCTCTATCCCCTCCCCGATCAGCCGCTCGAGCATGCGCAGCATCCCGGACACGGTCTCGTTCAGGTCTAGTACTTTCGGCTCGACCGTCTGCCTCCTGGCAAAGGCCAGGAGCTGCCTGGTCATGTCGGCAGAGCGCTTGCCGGCATCGAGGATCGCCTCCAGGTGCATGCGCTGCGGGTTGTCTTTGTCCATCAGGCAAAGCTCGGCATGCCCGAGGATCACGCTGAGCATGTTGTTGAAATCGTGCGCCACCCCGCCCGCAAGCCTTCCCACCGACTCCATCTTCTGGGCCTGGTGGAACTGCTCCTCCACCTTGCGGTACTGGGTGATGTCCATGGCGATGGAGAGTAGCGCCTTCTTCCCGGCCACGTTGATGATCTCTCCCCAGTTCTTGCAGAGGATCTTCTCGCCTGACTTGGTGGTGCAGGAGACCTCCAGGTCCTGGATCCTGCCGTCGCGCTCTATCCTCCCCCTTGCCAGCTCGTCGTCCGGCGGCGTTATCCACCCAAGTTCCACCGCACTCTTGCCGATGCTCTCCTCGCGGCTGAAGCCGGAAACGGAGCAGAACTTGTTGTTGACGTCCAGATAGCGGCCGTCCTCGAGGGAGAAGATGGTGATCATGACCGGGGCGCTGTTGTAGGCGGCGGAGAACTTCTCGTTGCTGTCGCGCAACCGCTCCTCCATTTTCCATCTTTCCCTTACCTCCGCCTGGAGTTCCCGGTTCAGCACCTCGAGCTGCATGGTGCGCTCGGCCACCCTCTGCTCCAGCCCCTCCTGGGACTGCCTGAGCCGGTCCACCATCGAGTTGAAGGAGCAGCCGAGCTCGATGGTCTCCCTGCTACCTTCCAGCGGGACCCGCTGCCCCAGGTCGCCTTCCTCGATCTCGCCTGCGACGCGCGCCATGTTCTGCAGCGGACGGCCTAGGTAGCGGGCGATGAAGAGGGAGCAGGCGAAGGTGAGGGCGATGCCGCAAAGGCTGAAGAGAAGGGCCCGCTGCAGCTGCCTGCGGATGGGGGCGAGCGCCTCGGCCTCGTCGATCTTGACCTCCATCCCCCAGGCCCGCTCGGGGTCGAGAGGGATGTGCCGGTAAGCGGTAAGCACCGGCACCCCGCGGTAGTCGGCGGTCTTCATCGCCCCCTCGCCCCCCTCTGTGGCAAGCCTGGCCGTCTTGGCCCCGTTGACGCTGCGCAAGGGGGAGGTCGGGGAACCGTCCTTCAGGGGGTGCTTCGTGCTCATGAGAAAGCGGAGCTTGTCGTCGACGAGGACCACCTCCCCCGACCTACCCAGCACGCCGGCTATGGAACCCTCGAGCACAGGCTTCATCACCTGGTCGAGGTCCACGGAGAAGTCGAGCAGCAAAAGCGGCTTCTCGTCCGGCGTCAAGTCCTGCCCGATCTGCCTGACGATGTGCAGCCGTGCCGCGCGGCCCCTTTCCTCCGCCGTCAGGCTGATGGTCTCGTTCATCCCGGTGGCCGTCGCCTCAGCGACAAGCGACTGCGTGGCCGAGGGATCGGGTGCGCCGTTGTCGCTGGCGGCGATTACTTTGCCGCTTTTGGGGTCGATGATGCGGACCGCGTCGTAGCGGTAGGTGGTGCGGATCAATTCCAGCCATGCGTCCAGTTCGGCGTGCGGGTGCGGGCTCGCGGGTTTAGTAATCCTGCAGGCCGCGAGCTCCCTGACGTAGGGGCTCTCGGCGGCAACGCGCGCGTCGCCGCGCCTTTCCTCGAGCCACACCGTGATCAGCTTCTTGTTCACGTCGGCGACGCTGGAGAGGATGGTGAGCTCTTTGGCGGTGCTGTCCGCGATCTTGCCCCGCACCAACCCGAACGGCAGGCCGTACAGCTCGCTTAGCTGGATGGACATGAAAACGAGCAGGGAGAGGGTGCAGAAGGTGATGATGATCCTGCCGCTTATCCCGGAATGCCACGGCATGGGCCGGCGTTCCTTTCCCCTGGGGTCAGTTTTGGTCATAGTCGAACCTGGCGATACGGTACTTCGCCGCGTTGCGCAGGACCTGGTCCACGTAGTCGAGCCTGAACGCCCCCTGGCACATCTGCCAGGGGACCGTGGGGGGGATTTTCCCGACCTTCTTGAGGAAGCGGAATTCTTCGGCCATCGACCCCCCCTCCGCGTCTATACCTTTGGGCATGCGGGGGGTGAAGGCGATGGCTGAGAGTTCGCGGCGCAGGTCCTCGGCCTGCGAGCGCCGCTCCCGTGAGGCCTGCCTGGGCTGGAGCGACTTGACGTCCTGGAGGTTCCATCCCGCCACCCGCTCAAGCGCCCTGTTCTCCTTGGCCAGCCATTTCATGCAGCGCACCAGGGCAGCAGCCATCTGGCGTGGCAGCTCCGGGCGCCTGTCGGCGAGGTTCTTGGAAAAGGCCGCGAAGGATAGGCTGCGATGCTTGCCGATGGCGGCGAAGCGGTCGGGGTAGCGCGCCAGGGTCAGCTCCGGGGTGGGCGCCCACGCCGCATAGGCGTCGACCTTTCCCTTGAGGAGCGCCTCCTCCATCTCGGTCACCTCCAGTGGCACCATGGTGACGTCGGACTCGGTGAGCCCCGAGTTGGAAAGGGTCTTCAGCAAGACGTAGTGGCCGGTGCTCCCGAAGGTGTTGGCTATCCTCTTTCCCTTTAGGTCGCTGGGCAAAAGTCCCATCGGCCCCACCACCGCGCCGTAGTTCTGCTTTATCAGGGCAATGGCGTAGAGGGGAACGCCGGAGGAAACGGCCTTGAGGAAAGGCATGTCCCCTAAAGTGGCAACCTGTGCCTTCCCGGAGGAGAGGTAGCTCGCCGCTTCGCAGCCGTCGCGCACCGGCACCATCTGCAGCGACACGCCCAAGCGCGTGAGCTCCTCGCGCAGCACCCGGTCGTGTTTCAGAGCAGCGGCCAGCGCCCCGCCCGGAGAAGCGAGGGGCTGGTAGGTGAAGACCACCGTCTCGGGTTTGGCGTTGCCTTTCGCGTCGCAGCGGGAAGGGTGCGGCAGTACCAGCGCCAGCAGGATCAGGAGGATGACTGCGAAGCGTGGGAGCATGGGGATTGTGGGCATCGGGGTTCTCCTCAGAAGGCGTAGTCGAAGGTGTCCAGTTGGTGGCGCTTGTGCCTTGCCAGCAGGCGCGGTAAAAGCTCGGGGCTGATGCTACCCTCGAACCTTTCTCGCGAAACCTTCTGGGGGAGCTTGCCGATGGACATGAGGAAGTCGAACTCGCGCGCCAGGGCCGAGCGCGGCTCCTTCTCCGCCGCGGATACAAGCGGCGCGCCCGGCACATCGAGGAGGTCGGTGCGGGTGATCTCGGCGATGTCCTGCGCCGAGAGCCCGGACTGCTTGCCGGAGAAGGCGGTCATGCCGTTTAGCGCCCACCTGCTGGCCAAGGCAAGGTTGTCCCCCTTCTTCATCCAGCGGGTCGAGCGGATCAGCGCCGCGGAGAGCGCATCCGCCGCCGCGGGATCGCTTTCCACGAGCCTGCGGGAGAGCAGGAAATAAGAGGCACTCACCTGGCGGTAAATCGGGGTGAACTGTCCCGGGTACTTCTTCATGGCGGCCGTCGGGATCGGCTCCCATGCGGCGAAGGCGTCGATCTCCCCTCTGGCGAGCGCGTCAGGCATGAGCGCCGTGTCCATCAGCACGATGTTCACGTCGCTTTCGGTCAGCCTGGCGGACCTCAGGGCCTGCAACAGGGCGTAGTGAGAGGTCGAGCCGAAGGCGTTCCCCACCTTCTTCCTGCGCAACTGCTCCAGGACCAGCCCGCTTCGCGCGACGACGGAAGCGTAGCTTCGCTTGATGGTCCCTGCGATCAGCATCTCCCCGGTGCTCGCGGCCTCGATGGCGGGCATGTCTGAGATCAGGGCGGCGTCCACCTTCCCCTTCCTGATGTAGGGGAGGGCATCCGACCCCTTGGTCAGGGTGCGGAATTCGGCACGGACGCCGGCGCGGCCGAGGGTCTTCATAAGCACCCTGTCCCGCTTGAGCACCTCTCCCAGCACCGCGACCGGTACCGCCATCGGGAAGTACACCACCGTTATCACGCGCTTTTGCCCCCCCTTTGCCGGCCGGTCCGGGGACTCCTTCGCGCCGGCTGAACCTGCGCCCAGCCGGGGGACCAGCAGTATCAGCAGCAGGATGATGATCGGCCGCCTCACGATCGACGCTAGCTTTTCCATCGGCACTCCGTGTTCATACAGGGGCTTTGGCGGTATTCACGCACCACCTGCGGGGTGAGCGGGTGTGGCTTTTTACCCACAAACGACGTGAAAATACTCTATCTGGGCCTTTCGCACAAATGCTTTTTCATTTATCG from Citrifermentans bremense harbors:
- a CDS encoding ABC transporter substrate-binding protein, whose amino-acid sequence is MPTIPMLPRFAVILLILLALVLPHPSRCDAKGNAKPETVVFTYQPLASPGGALAAALKHDRVLREELTRLGVSLQMVPVRDGCEAASYLSSGKAQVATLGDMPFLKAVSSGVPLYAIALIKQNYGAVVGPMGLLPSDLKGKRIANTFGSTGHYVLLKTLSNSGLTESDVTMVPLEVTEMEEALLKGKVDAYAAWAPTPELTLARYPDRFAAIGKHRSLSFAAFSKNLADRRPELPRQMAAALVRCMKWLAKENRALERVAGWNLQDVKSLQPRQASRERRSQAEDLRRELSAIAFTPRMPKGIDAEGGSMAEEFRFLKKVGKIPPTVPWQMCQGAFRLDYVDQVLRNAAKYRIARFDYDQN
- a CDS encoding ABC transporter substrate-binding protein; amino-acid sequence: MEKLASIVRRPIIILLLILLVPRLGAGSAGAKESPDRPAKGGQKRVITVVYFPMAVPVAVLGEVLKRDRVLMKTLGRAGVRAEFRTLTKGSDALPYIRKGKVDAALISDMPAIEAASTGEMLIAGTIKRSYASVVARSGLVLEQLRRKKVGNAFGSTSHYALLQALRSARLTESDVNIVLMDTALMPDALARGEIDAFAAWEPIPTAAMKKYPGQFTPIYRQVSASYFLLSRRLVESDPAAADALSAALIRSTRWMKKGDNLALASRWALNGMTAFSGKQSGLSAQDIAEITRTDLLDVPGAPLVSAAEKEPRSALAREFDFLMSIGKLPQKVSRERFEGSISPELLPRLLARHKRHQLDTFDYAF
- a CDS encoding ATP-binding protein — its product is MPWHSGISGRIIITFCTLSLLVFMSIQLSELYGLPFGLVRGKIADSTAKELTILSSVADVNKKLITVWLEERRGDARVAAESPYVRELAACRITKPASPHPHAELDAWLELIRTTYRYDAVRIIDPKSGKVIAASDNGAPDPSATQSLVAEATATGMNETISLTAEERGRAARLHIVRQIGQDLTPDEKPLLLLDFSVDLDQVMKPVLEGSIAGVLGRSGEVVLVDDKLRFLMSTKHPLKDGSPTSPLRSVNGAKTARLATEGGEGAMKTADYRGVPVLTAYRHIPLDPERAWGMEVKIDEAEALAPIRRQLQRALLFSLCGIALTFACSLFIARYLGRPLQNMARVAGEIEEGDLGQRVPLEGSRETIELGCSFNSMVDRLRQSQEGLEQRVAERTMQLEVLNRELQAEVRERWKMEERLRDSNEKFSAAYNSAPVMITIFSLEDGRYLDVNNKFCSVSGFSREESIGKSAVELGWITPPDDELARGRIERDGRIQDLEVSCTTKSGEKILCKNWGEIINVAGKKALLSIAMDITQYRKVEEQFHQAQKMESVGRLAGGVAHDFNNMLSVILGHAELCLMDKDNPQRMHLEAILDAGKRSADMTRQLLAFARRQTVEPKVLDLNETVSGMLRMLERLIGEGIELVWAPGPKLEQVKIDPAQVDQMLANLCVNARDAISGIGRLTILTANVTLSERECRGNSDLSPGSYVMLTVSDTGQGIPPEAQEHIFEPFFTTKEIGKGTGLGLATVYGIVKQNQGGIKVESKPGSGTTFSIFLPCISRGAQIEGVDAEPEPILGGKETILLVEDEPSVTEMSRNILESLGYRIMVAAGPEDALRQVTSGTEMIDLLLTDVVMPGMNGRDLARELRSVHPGLKCLFMSGYTADIIADHGVLHDSVNFLQKPFDVRSLAAKVRSALGEKAHTLSPDA